In Harpia harpyja isolate bHarHar1 chromosome 12, bHarHar1 primary haplotype, whole genome shotgun sequence, a single window of DNA contains:
- the ATP13A3 gene encoding polyamine-transporting ATPase 13A3 isoform X2, translating into MEKEEKKFVNKAEEDEMEIYGYDLCRWKLVLVTVGVICSGGFLLLLLYWMPQWRVKATCKRTTLKDCEVVLLRTTDEFKIWFCAKVRLMPSLGANSLQNPNPIIHKVSNGHAVHFCESAAEENKNDLKKYLPIRYFTHHSVKYFWNDSVQSFDVVRGLDESTFCSSIHNEHSTGLTKGMHDYRKAFYGVNEIAVKVPSIFKLLIKEVLNPFYIFQLFSVILWITDEYHYYALAIVIMSVISIVSSLYTIRKQYVMLHDMVAAHSIVRVSVCRGNQEIEEILSTDLVPGDIMLIPSNGTIMPCDAVLLSGTCIVNESMLTGESVPVTKINLPNPSEYPKAMGDEIYSPEVHKRHTLFCGTNVIQTRFYTGELVKALVLRTGFSTAKGQLVRSILYPKPTDFKLYRDAYLFLLSLVVVAGIGFLYTVVNSILNEVPAHTIIIESLDIITITVPPALPAAMTAGIVYAQRRLKKIGIFCISPQRINICGQLNLVCFDKTGTLTEDGLDLWGIQRVENARFLLPEERACSESLLKSEFVACMATCHSLTKIEGVLSGDPLDLKMFEAIGWILEEATEEETALHNRIMPTVVRPSKQLFPESKQATNQEMELFELSTSYEIGIVRQFPFSSVLQRMCVIARVLGEKRMDAYMKGAPEVIASLCKQETVPVDFECVLEEYTKQGFRVIALAHRKLESKLTWHKVQTINRDAIESNMDFMGLIIMQNKLKQETPAVLEDLHKANIRTVMVTGDNMLTAISVARDCGMILPQDKVIIAEALPPKDGQAARINWHYADTLAKCTSSSPAINSEDIPVKLVHESLEDLQMTKYHFAMNGKSFAVILEHFQDLVPKLVLHGTVFARMAPDQKTQLVEALQNVDYYVGMCGDGANDCGALKRAHGGISLSELEASVASPFTSRTPSISCVPKLIREGRAALITSFCVFKFMALYSIIQYISVTLLYSILSNLGDFQFLFIDLAIILVVVFTMSLNPAWKELVARRPPSGLISGPLLCSVLSQIIICLAFQTFGFFWVKQQSWYEPWTTESDACNVLDATNNSSAPHGNETLHDEHYIKNYENTTLFFISSFQYLIVAIVFSKGKPFRQPCYKNFLFVISVIVLYVFIFFIMLHPVESIDTFLELVCVPYEWRLRILIIVILNAIVSVLTENVLLDMILWKVVFNRDKQGEYRLTIPQPPQEAVDRCGVCFLSSLFGCREKTPKAKYMHLAQELLVDPEWPPKPRTTTEAKVPSQENGSYQIITVT; encoded by the exons GAGATCTATGGTTATGATCTGTGTCGTTGGAAGTTGGTGCTAGTTACTGTAGGAGTGATCTGTTCTGGTggctttcttctcctcctcctctactggatgcctcagtggcgtGTGAAAGCAACATGCAAAAGGACTACGCTTAAAGACTGTGAAGTGGTTCTGCTGAGAACAACT GATGAATTCAAGATATGGTTTTGTGCAAAGGTTCGCCTTATGCCTTCTTTGGGAGCCAATTCTTTACAGAATCCTAACCCTATTATACACAAGGTTTCAAATGGCCATGCTGTTCATTTCTGTGAATCTGCtgcagaagagaataaaaatgatttgaaaaaatatttgcct ATTCGTTATTTCACACATCACAGCGTGAAGTATTTCTGGAATGATTCGGTTCAAAGTTTTGATGTTGTACG AGGTCTAGATGAATCTACATTCTGTTCTTCAATTCATAACGAACACAGCACGGGACTGACAAAGGGAATGCATGATTACAG aaaagcaTTCTATGGAGTAAATGAAATTGCTGTGAAAGTGCCTTCCATTTTTAAGCTTCTGATTAAGGAG GTTCTCAAccctttttacatttttcagttgttCAGTGTGATATTGTGGATCACTGATGAATATCACTACTATGCATTAGCAATTGTGATCATGTCTGTAATATCCATTGTTAGCTCACTCTACACCATTAGAAAG CAATATGTTATGTTACATGACATGGTAGCAGCTCACAGCATTGTCAGGGTTTCTGTCTGCAGAGGAAACCAAG AAATAGAAGAAATCCTTTCCACCGACCTTGTGCCTGGAGATATCATGTTGATTCCATCTAATGGGACAATTATGCCCTGTGATGCAGTACTTCTCAGTGGTACTTGCATTGTAAATGAAAGTATGTTAACAG GTGAAAGTGTTCCTGTCACAAAGATTAATCTACCAAATCCTTCAGAATATCCGAAAGCAATGGGAGATGAAATATACAGTCCAGAAGTGCATAAACGGCATACTTTGTTCTGTGGAACCAATGTCATTCAAACCCGTTTTTATACTGGAGAATTGGTCAAAGCTCTAGTACTGAGAACAG gcTTTAGTACTGCTAAAGGACAGCTTGTTCGTTCCATACTATATCCAAAGCCAACTGATTTTAAACTCTACAGAGATGCCTATTTGTTTCTCCTGTCTCTGGTAGTGGTGGCAGGCATTGGGTTTCTTTACACAGTTGTCAACAGCATCTTAAATGAG GTTCCGGCTCATACCATCATCATAGAGTCTCTTGACATTATCACTATCACAGTGCCTCCAGCGCTCCCTGCTGCCATGACTGCTGGCATTGTTTATGCACaaagaaggctgaaaaaaatTGGCATTTTCTGCATCAGCCCACAAAGGATAAATATTTGTGGCCAGCTGAATCTTGTGTGTTTTGATAAG ACTGGCACACTTACTGAGGATGGTTTGGATCTTTGGGGAATTCAACGGGTGGAAAATGCTCG TTTCCTTTTGCCGGAAGAAAGGGCTTGCAGTGAGAGCTTGCTGAAGTCTGAGTTTGTTGCTTGCATGGCAACTTGTCATTCCCTTACAAAAATTGAAGGGGTACTTTCTGGGGATCCGCTTGATTTGAAGATGTTTGAAGCAATAGGATGG attttagAAGAAGCAACTGAAGAGGAAACAGCCCTTCATAATCGAATCATGCCGACAGTGGTTCGACCTTCAAAACAACTTTTCCCAGAATCCAAGCAAGCAACAAATCAAGAAATG gagTTGTTTGAGCTTTCG ACCAGTTATGAGATTGGAATTGTGCGCcagtttccattttcttcagttttgcaacGTATGTGTGTAATAGCGAGAGTTCTAGGGGAGAAGAGAATGGATGCTTACATGAAAGGTGCCCCTGAAGTGATTGCCAGCTTGTGTAAGCAGGAAACAG TTCCTGTTGACTTTGAGTGTGTCCTGGAAGAATACACGAAGCAGGGCTTCCGAGTTATTGCTCTTGCTCACAGAAAACTGGAGTCTAAACTTACGTGGCACAAAGTCCAGACTATTAATAG AGATGCTATTGAAAGCAACATGGATTTTATGGGGTTAATTATAATGCAAAACAAGCTGAAGCAAGAAACCCCTGCTGTACTTGAAGATTTGCATAAAGCCAACATTCGCACCGTCATGGTTACAG GGGATAACATGTTAACTGCTATCTCTGTGGCCAGAGACTGTGGAATGATTCTACCTCAGGATAAGGTCATTATTGCTGAAGCACTACCTCCAAAGGATGGGCAGGCTGCCAGGATCAACTGGCATTATGCAGATACCTTAGCAAAATGCACTAGTTCATCACCAGCCATAAACTCAGAG GATATTCCAGTTAAATTGGTCCATGAAAGCCTTGAGGATCTCCAGATGACCAAATACCATTTTGCAATGAATGGAAAGTCATTTGCAGTGATTTTGGAGCATTTTCAGGACCTGGTACCCAAG CTTGTGTTACATGGCACTGTGTTTGCTCGCATGGCACCTGATCAGAAAACTCAGTTGGTGGAAGCTTTACAAAATGTAGA TTACTATGTGGGCATGTGTGGAGATGGAGCAAATGACTGTGGt GCACTAAAGAGGGCACATGGTGGTATATCTTTGTCTGAACTTGAGGCTTCTGTGGCATCGCCATTCACTTCCAGGACACCTAGTATTTCCTGCGTGCCAAAGCTGATCAG GGAAGGCCGTGCTGCTTTAATAACTTCCTTCTGTGTATTTAAGTTCATGGCATTATACAGCATTATCCAGTACATCAGTGTTACTCTGCTATATTCT ATCCTGAGCAATTTGGGAGATTTCCAGTTTCTCTTCATTGATTTGGCAATCATTTTGGTGGTTGTCTTCACTA tgagTCTGAACCCTGCTTGGAAGGAGCTTGTTGCGCGAAGGCCTCCATCAGGTCTTATCTCAGGTCCACTTCTGTGTTCCGTTTTGTCTCAGATCATCATCTGCCTTGCTTTCCaaacctttgggtttttttgggtcaAACAGCAGTCCTGGTATGAGCCTTGGACAACGGAATCTGA TGCATGTAATGTATTGGATGCCACAAACAACAGCTCTGCACCCCATGGGAATGAGACTCTTCATGATgaacattacattaaaaattatgaaaacacgACTTTGTTTTTTATATCCAGCTTTCAGTACCTCATAGTGGCAATTGTCTTTTCTAAAGGAAAGCCCTTTAGACAACCATGCTACAAAAATT ttCTGTTTGTTATTTCTGTGATAGTTCTTTATGTCTTCATATTTTTCATCATGTTGCATCCTGTTGAATCTATTGACACATTTCTTGAG CTCGTGTGTGTGCCGTATGAGTGGCGCCTAAGAATTCTCATCATTGTTATTCTCAATGCAATTGTATCCGTGCTGACGGAG AATGTCCTCCTTGATATGATCCTTTGGAAGGTTGTGTTCAATCGAGACAAACAAGGAGAATATCGCCTCACCATACCCCAGCCGCCTCAG GAGGCTGTAGATcgctgtggagtctgtttcctttcttccctgtTTGGCTGTAGAGAGAAGACACCAAAAGCCAAGTATATGCATCTAGCTCAGGAACTGCTGGTTGATCCAGAATGGCCACCAAAACCCAGAACAACAACAGAAGCGAAAGTACCATCCCAAGAAAATGGTTCATATCAAATCATCACTGTAACGTAA